In Toxotes jaculatrix isolate fToxJac2 chromosome 11, fToxJac2.pri, whole genome shotgun sequence, a single genomic region encodes these proteins:
- the slc29a3 gene encoding equilibrative nucleoside transporter 3, whose product MDSTKPVQPSLNSSYIPTALGNHNVFEDDENEDQSPSASLLPSHSSVPLAVRYSPEDSYCLVYIIFFLMGIGSLLPWNFFITAKHYWLYKLSNNTHQRSSGDQRTDLSDYFESYLAIASTVPSVLCLILNYVLVNRLSPNVRILSSLFVILLVFVLTTVLVKVDTSDCTMEFFICTLASVAVVSGASNIFSGSVFGVSGHFPMRISQALISGQAMGGTLSAVASIIDLAVAEDVTDSALAYFLTADVFILLCIITYLLLPKLAYSRHYMLAATCTSTGVINEGEGSSSTVSRVSVPPLQPILRKTWVLGLSVFYVFCVSITVFPAVSSGIQSVHKDSGSPWTTTYFVPLTSFLLYSVSDYCGRQATAWLQVPGPTSRVLPVLVLCRSVMVPLLMFCNYQPRDHFHTVLFAHDAYPVVFNCMLGLSNGYLGTLPMIYGPKVVPQELAEATGVVMSFFLTLGLAVGSVFSVLIVHCI is encoded by the exons atggaCAGCACAAAGCCTGTACAGCCCAGTCTCAACTCCTCCTATATTCCAACTGCTCTTGGCAACCACAATGTATTTGAGGACGACGAGAATGAAGACCAGAGTCCATCTGCATCCCTCCTGCCCAGTCATTCCTCAGTGCCTCTGGCTGTGCGCTACAGTCCAGAGGACTCTTACTGTTTGGTGTACATCATCTTCTTTCTGATGGGCATCGGCTCCCTGCTACCCTGGAACTTCTTCATAACAGCCAAACACTACTGGCTCTACAAACTGAGTAACAACACTCATCAGCGCAGCAGTGGGGATCAACGGACAGATCtcagt GACTACTTTGAAAGCTATCTGGCCATTGCCTCCACGGTGccctctgtgctgtgtctgaTACTCAACTATGTCCTAGTTAACAG ATTGTCTCCTAACGTCCGGATCCTGTCGTCTCTATTTGTGATCCTGCTGGTGTTTGTGCTGACTACGGTGCTGGTGAAGGTGGACACATCAGACTGCACGATGGAGTTCTTTATCTGCACGCTGGCCAGTGTGGCTGTTGTCAGCGGAGCCTCCAACATCTTCTCTGGCAGCGTGTTCGGGGTCAGTGGGCATTTCCCCATGAGGATCTCTCAGGCCCTAATATCAG gcCAGGCAATGGGAGGCACACTGAGTGCAGTGGCATCAATAATAGACCTGGCAGTCGCGGAGGATGTGACAGACAGCGCTCTGGCCTACTTCCTGACAGCCGACGTCTTCATTCTACTGTGCATTATCACATATCTCCTGCTGCCCAAACTGGCATATTCAAG ACACTACATGCTTGCAGCAACATGCACGAGCACAGGAGTGATAAACGAAGGTGAAGGCTCTTCAAGCACAGTGAGCAGAGTCTCCGTGCCACCGCTGCAGCCTATCCTCAGGAAAACGTGGGTCCTCGGCCTAAGTGTCTTCTATGTCTTCTGCGTCTCTATAACGGTGTTCCCAGCTGTATCCTCAGGGATCCAATCTGTCCACAAAGACAGCGGCAGCCCCTGGACAACCACTTACTTTGTGCCTCTCACCAGTTTCCTCCTGTACAGTGTATCAGACTACTGCGGCAGGCAGGCCACAGCCTGGCTACAGGTCCCAGGCCCCACCAGCCGAGTCCTGCCGGTACTTGTGCTGTGTCGTTCTGTCATGGTCCCACTTCTCATGTTCTGTAACTATCAGCCACGGGACCACTTCCACACAGTGCTGTTCGCACATGATGCATACCCTGTGGTCTTTAACTGCATGCTAGGCCTCTCTAATGGCTACCTAGGCACTCTACCAATGATCTATGGCCCAAAGGTGGTACCTCAGGAGCTGGCAGAAGCCACAGGAGTGGTCATGTCCTTCTTCCTCACTCTGGGACTGGCTGTTGgatctgtgttctctgtgcttATCGTGCACTGTATCTGA